Proteins encoded together in one Myxococcales bacterium window:
- the rdgB gene encoding RdgB/HAM1 family non-canonical purine NTP pyrophosphatase encodes MLVVATQNAGKLAELRALLAELPVDVVSVDEVLTRKITVIEDGDTFAENATKKAVAIARATMMLTLADDSGLEVDALGGAPGVRSARFAHARATDGENNAALISALSGLSADGVLFPARFRCVLALVDPLLSFEPHLVEGVCEGRILVTPRGSRGFGYDPLFLVDGTEKTMAELDDAEKNAVSHRGKAFGALRLALEKALIVRDEAARTIAG; translated from the coding sequence ATGCTTGTGGTGGCCACGCAGAACGCCGGTAAGCTCGCCGAGCTGCGCGCCCTCCTCGCCGAGCTGCCGGTCGACGTGGTCTCGGTCGACGAGGTCCTCACCCGCAAAATCACGGTGATCGAGGACGGCGACACCTTCGCCGAGAACGCCACCAAGAAGGCCGTGGCCATCGCCCGCGCCACGATGATGCTCACTCTCGCGGACGACTCGGGGCTCGAGGTCGATGCGCTCGGCGGCGCTCCCGGGGTTCGCTCGGCGCGCTTCGCCCACGCCCGTGCGACCGACGGAGAGAACAACGCGGCCCTCATCTCGGCGCTCTCGGGGCTCTCGGCCGACGGCGTGCTCTTCCCGGCGCGATTTCGCTGCGTGCTCGCGCTCGTCGATCCCCTCCTCTCGTTCGAGCCGCACCTCGTCGAGGGGGTCTGCGAGGGGCGAATCCTCGTCACGCCGCGTGGCTCGCGTGGCTTCGGCTACGACCCGCTCTTCTTGGTCGACGGCACCGAGAAGACGATGGCCGAGCTCGACGACGCCGAGAAGAACGCGGTGTCGCACCGTGGCAAGGCGTTCGGCGCGCTCCGGCTCGCCCTCGAGAAGGCCCTCATCGTCCGCGACGAGGCCGCGCGCACCATCGCCGGCTGA
- a CDS encoding superoxide dismutase: protein MAFTLPELPYAKDALAPHLTAETLEFHHGKHHNAYVVNLNKLLEGKPEADKSLEDVIMASDGGVFNNAAQIWNHTFYWKSMKPNGGGEPTGDLKAAIDRDFGSFAKFKEEFTAAATTQFGSGWAWLVLENGKLKVTKTGNADLPMKHGQKAILTCDVWEHAYYIDYRNLRPKYVETFLNHLVNWDFAAENFKG from the coding sequence ATGGCCTTCACGCTTCCCGAGCTCCCCTACGCCAAAGACGCGCTCGCGCCCCACCTCACCGCCGAGACGCTCGAGTTCCACCACGGCAAGCACCACAACGCGTACGTCGTGAACCTCAACAAGCTGCTCGAAGGCAAGCCCGAGGCCGACAAGAGCCTCGAGGACGTGATCATGGCGTCCGACGGTGGTGTCTTCAACAACGCGGCCCAGATCTGGAACCACACGTTCTACTGGAAGAGCATGAAGCCGAACGGCGGCGGCGAGCCCACGGGCGACCTCAAGGCCGCCATCGACCGCGATTTCGGCTCGTTCGCGAAGTTCAAAGAAGAGTTCACGGCCGCCGCGACCACGCAGTTCGGCTCGGGCTGGGCGTGGCTCGTGCTCGAGAACGGCAAGCTCAAGGTCACGAAGACCGGCAACGCCGATCTCCCCATGAAACACGGGCAAAAGGCGATCCTCACGTGCGACGTGTGGGAGCACGCCTACTACATCGACTACCGGAACCTCCGGCCCAAGTACGTCGAGACGTTCCTGAACCACCTCGTGAACTGGGACTTCGCGGCCGAGAACTTCAAGGGCTGA
- a CDS encoding ureidoglycolate lyase, with protein sequence MRTFVARPLTREAFAPFGHVLEITPEIGPGRSVNMGTARRHDAVLEIENLRPNAKLNVAAFRCQPSVPGKFPVVEVEKHPHSGQLFVPLNATRYMVAVAHGKDAPDLDTLEVFVANGRQGVCYGPGIWHQPMIVFDVETDFSCFVFEDGTAEDCIPYVLPAEHVVTVEL encoded by the coding sequence GTGCGCACCTTCGTTGCCCGTCCCCTCACGCGGGAGGCCTTCGCTCCCTTCGGCCACGTGCTCGAGATCACGCCCGAGATCGGCCCTGGCCGCTCGGTCAACATGGGCACGGCCCGAAGGCACGACGCCGTGCTCGAGATCGAGAACCTGCGACCGAACGCGAAGCTCAACGTCGCCGCGTTCCGTTGCCAGCCGAGCGTTCCCGGGAAATTCCCGGTGGTCGAGGTGGAGAAGCACCCCCACTCCGGGCAGCTCTTCGTGCCGCTGAACGCCACCCGCTACATGGTGGCCGTCGCCCACGGGAAAGACGCCCCCGACCTCGACACCCTCGAGGTGTTCGTGGCGAACGGGCGCCAGGGCGTGTGTTACGGGCCCGGCATCTGGCACCAGCCGATGATCGTGTTCGACGTCGAGACCGACTTCTCGTGTTTCGTCTTCGAGGACGGCACGGCCGAGGACTGCATCCCTTACGTGCTCCCCGCGGAGCACGTGGTCACCGTCGAGCTCTGA
- a CDS encoding sulfatase-like hydrolase/transferase: protein MRPISRHRFAALSLALAALATGLGACSGACSGGSTTPADGGATTVDSARADGPKAPESPEVLLDWIRGFDDCSFGHRGTLLDLGDRTMRSRYGDRLGAPDVVAFERDGSTFVHFKTRQVALSFVTTEPMVGEAGITIAARTRGGAAKALAVLLDGKPMGQLSLTKNEAKISEVKSTTPLEAGAHKLELRFVGGGKSTPDTLGEVDWVRIGPNDGDAPYAAPTRRDALVSTAIGGKSERAISLRGDAFARCAGELPSDAILTTSLGLTGGGDADVEVRVLRDRKEPVTLAHLTLGAAEAKAWRPFSVPLGELDTTAAVELRVTRAQKGTRVLFGEAKVVRSKPPAAKKPFAPARGVVLVVLGTTAPKSLSAFGGPRRTPELAKLLERGIAFPQNRGSSTLASAALASMLTGVGPRDHGLLDGDARLPKGPTLVSEALREAGITTGFFTANPTTSEVYGFDRGWETFRAHGPTEETAAPPVFDEPIGCVEAHKKDRFFVVIHARGGHPPWDATADQLKDLPPKDYTGGLDPRHAGELLAKARRVPPAIRYTDQDRERAAALHTLAVEAHDAALGKLLSALRLAGRDEDTTLLVAGDVTPDESAHVPFAELDTLDEAALATLLVVRPHRAVPFAPGIVEAPTENMHVASTVLDAFGLAAPAAFRAPSLLSLTDSKDRVATEPRIALTAERFSVRFGELVLSGAGEKASRLCDLVLEPACTTDVRTTHPLATETLHRRLFDGVAPTDGKRRTPTREEARLDPPGAAALKAWGR from the coding sequence GTGCGTCCGATCTCGAGACACCGCTTCGCGGCCTTGTCGCTCGCCCTCGCGGCCCTCGCCACGGGGCTCGGGGCTTGCTCGGGCGCGTGCTCCGGAGGATCGACCACGCCCGCGGACGGGGGTGCCACCACCGTGGACTCGGCCCGCGCCGATGGCCCGAAGGCCCCGGAGAGCCCCGAGGTCCTGCTGGACTGGATCCGCGGCTTCGACGACTGCTCCTTCGGCCATCGCGGCACGCTCCTCGACCTCGGCGACCGCACCATGCGCTCCCGCTACGGCGATCGTCTGGGCGCTCCCGACGTGGTCGCGTTCGAACGCGACGGGAGCACGTTCGTCCACTTCAAGACTCGCCAGGTCGCGCTCTCGTTCGTCACCACCGAACCCATGGTCGGCGAAGCCGGCATCACGATCGCCGCGCGCACCCGTGGCGGCGCGGCCAAGGCGCTCGCCGTGCTCCTTGACGGAAAGCCGATGGGGCAGCTCTCGCTCACGAAGAACGAGGCCAAGATCTCCGAGGTCAAGAGCACGACGCCGCTCGAGGCCGGGGCACACAAGCTCGAGCTGCGGTTCGTCGGTGGCGGAAAGAGCACTCCGGACACGCTCGGGGAGGTCGACTGGGTCCGCATCGGTCCGAACGACGGCGACGCTCCGTACGCCGCGCCGACGCGCCGTGACGCCCTCGTCAGCACCGCCATCGGGGGAAAGTCCGAGCGCGCGATCTCGCTCCGTGGAGACGCGTTCGCGAGGTGCGCCGGAGAGCTCCCGAGCGACGCCATCTTGACGACGAGCCTCGGCCTCACGGGCGGCGGAGACGCCGACGTCGAGGTCCGCGTGCTCCGGGACCGAAAGGAGCCCGTGACGCTCGCTCACCTCACGCTCGGAGCCGCCGAGGCCAAGGCTTGGAGGCCATTCTCCGTGCCGCTCGGGGAGCTCGACACGACGGCCGCCGTGGAGCTGCGCGTGACCCGGGCGCAGAAGGGCACACGGGTGCTCTTCGGCGAGGCGAAGGTCGTACGCTCGAAGCCCCCCGCCGCGAAGAAGCCGTTCGCGCCGGCGCGCGGCGTCGTGTTGGTCGTGCTCGGCACCACGGCGCCCAAGTCTCTCAGCGCGTTCGGCGGTCCTCGGCGCACCCCGGAGCTCGCGAAGCTCCTCGAGCGCGGCATCGCCTTCCCTCAGAACCGGGGCTCGAGCACGCTCGCGAGCGCGGCGCTCGCCTCGATGCTCACGGGGGTGGGCCCGCGCGATCACGGGCTCCTCGACGGGGACGCGAGGCTGCCGAAGGGGCCGACCCTCGTCTCGGAGGCGCTGCGCGAGGCGGGCATCACCACGGGTTTTTTCACAGCAAATCCGACCACTTCCGAGGTGTACGGGTTCGACCGTGGGTGGGAGACGTTCCGCGCGCACGGGCCCACCGAGGAGACCGCCGCCCCCCCGGTCTTCGACGAGCCGATCGGGTGCGTCGAAGCGCACAAGAAGGACCGCTTCTTCGTCGTGATCCACGCGCGCGGGGGTCACCCCCCGTGGGACGCGACCGCCGACCAGCTGAAGGACCTCCCGCCGAAGGACTACACGGGCGGCCTCGATCCGAGGCACGCGGGCGAGCTGCTCGCGAAGGCGCGGAGGGTCCCGCCCGCGATCCGCTACACGGACCAAGATCGCGAGCGCGCCGCGGCCCTCCACACGCTCGCGGTCGAGGCCCACGACGCCGCGCTCGGCAAGCTCCTCTCGGCGCTGCGCCTCGCCGGGCGAGACGAGGACACGACGCTCCTCGTCGCCGGTGACGTGACCCCCGACGAATCGGCCCATGTGCCGTTCGCCGAGCTGGACACGCTCGACGAGGCCGCGCTCGCGACGTTGCTCGTCGTAAGGCCCCACCGGGCCGTGCCGTTCGCGCCCGGGATCGTCGAGGCGCCGACCGAGAACATGCACGTGGCGTCGACCGTGCTCGACGCGTTCGGGCTCGCCGCGCCTGCCGCCTTCCGGGCGCCGAGCCTCCTCTCCTTGACCGACTCGAAGGACCGCGTGGCGACCGAGCCCCGGATCGCCCTGACCGCCGAGCGTTTCTCGGTGCGCTTCGGCGAGCTCGTGCTGTCGGGCGCGGGAGAGAAGGCGAGCCGCCTCTGCGATCTCGTGCTCGAGCCGGCCTGCACGACCGACGTCCGGACCACCCACCCCCTCGCCACCGAGACCTTGCACCGTCGCCTCTTCGACGGCGTGGCCCCGACCGACGGCAAACGCCGGACGCCAACGCGCGAAGAGGCCCGGCTCGATCCCCCGGGCGCCGCCGCGCTCAAGGCCTGGGGGCGTTAA
- a CDS encoding response regulator: MQSTPRDELTGTDKNLRLGGAGAEFVASLGKIGAEARAVLGALAADPKSTALRDDLRARLDAVLGRARTFRLEELSTAVAEGIRLLDRAPTEAVGRATIASINELLFDLPSLAWGESQRRPKGGSFVAEKLATHTALVVGPKVVADALSNDVDSARTYFSCHHTEDAQSAIDLARVVAPDLILLDADSDDMPELVEALMDDPLTEPVPMVVVGSFQDGTDAARFVAMGVSRTLSKPLAREELRRACEGAVLTSENRTERLSLGEPTVEELGRKLAEEVKRALVDAVDIDGRTTKVSLGEGTEVMGAVWGAIARVREIVTARTDGHVRFSHPAPEGAIAFAPPLHLDAPRYDRSPRKRGDGSEVRLTGRRILVADDDPGVTWFIADLLKSAGCVVTEAVNGEKALEMAYKTTPDLVISDLLMPGLDGFAFCRALRRDVALRDTPFMLLSWKEDLLQRVRELGVGAAGYLRKETDARAIVGRVREVLRSRARIETRLKADGEVRGRLDDLSVRSLLEIVCATRPEARVSVRDASFLYEVEIRDGAPVTAIRTDAQGNVMRGERVLASMLGIGVGRFVVQDASNDVIADLAGSLSQQLVLPIAKARAALYLTTGTRAMAVEQIELAEDVVADAVRVMPPEARRIVDRLAHGATPKDLVLGGIVDAAWLDDLMADLAARGAVSAVLGASGRELLAPRIDTILGVDKKEPSRTPPPYVASLAALGDSAAFDLALEREAAKRGLPASPEPSPSTAMGNVAPRRDLPEPSIPIEVSSDEPSNEPSSLSAGDATIVDTTYAAEAPEPSISIPIPEPERTPAPFIDDCEPTPKKAKKKGGMVQLLALLFGVVTVTFVAFRTESHPAPKAAAAAPIAQTPTLPEPAAPTYRDVAVPAGQGALDLTLAQPEDIGIDGVTRDKTAHLVTNLPAGRHDLKVGARTVTVDVREGKAVVLSL, from the coding sequence ATGCAGAGCACCCCTCGCGACGAACTCACGGGCACCGACAAAAACCTCCGACTCGGCGGCGCCGGGGCCGAATTCGTGGCCTCGCTCGGCAAGATCGGCGCCGAAGCGCGGGCCGTCTTGGGGGCGCTCGCGGCCGATCCGAAGAGCACGGCGCTCCGGGACGACCTCCGCGCCCGACTCGACGCGGTCCTCGGACGCGCCCGGACGTTCCGCCTCGAGGAGCTGTCGACGGCCGTCGCCGAGGGCATTCGTCTCCTCGATCGCGCCCCGACGGAGGCCGTGGGGAGGGCCACGATCGCGAGCATCAACGAGCTTTTGTTCGACCTCCCCTCGCTCGCCTGGGGCGAGAGCCAGCGGCGGCCGAAGGGCGGGAGCTTCGTGGCGGAGAAGCTCGCCACCCACACCGCGCTCGTGGTCGGCCCGAAGGTCGTGGCGGACGCGCTCTCGAACGACGTCGACTCGGCGCGCACGTACTTCTCGTGCCACCACACGGAGGACGCGCAGTCGGCCATCGACCTCGCCCGCGTCGTGGCGCCCGACCTCATCCTCCTCGACGCCGACTCGGACGACATGCCGGAGCTCGTCGAGGCGCTCATGGACGACCCGCTCACGGAGCCCGTCCCCATGGTGGTCGTCGGCTCGTTCCAAGACGGCACCGACGCCGCGCGCTTCGTCGCGATGGGTGTATCTCGCACGCTCTCGAAGCCGCTCGCTCGAGAGGAGCTGCGGCGCGCCTGCGAGGGCGCCGTGCTCACGTCCGAGAACCGCACCGAGCGCCTCTCCCTCGGAGAGCCCACGGTCGAAGAGCTCGGGCGAAAGCTCGCCGAAGAAGTGAAACGCGCCCTCGTGGACGCCGTCGACATCGACGGCCGCACGACCAAGGTGTCGCTCGGAGAAGGCACCGAGGTGATGGGGGCGGTGTGGGGAGCCATCGCACGTGTACGTGAGATCGTGACCGCACGCACCGACGGGCACGTGCGCTTCTCGCACCCGGCGCCCGAAGGGGCCATCGCGTTCGCGCCGCCGCTCCACCTCGACGCCCCCCGCTACGACCGGAGCCCGCGCAAGCGCGGAGACGGCAGCGAAGTGCGCCTCACCGGGCGCCGCATCCTCGTGGCCGACGACGATCCGGGGGTCACCTGGTTCATCGCCGACCTCCTGAAGTCGGCCGGGTGCGTGGTGACCGAGGCCGTCAACGGCGAGAAGGCCCTCGAAATGGCCTACAAAACCACGCCGGATCTCGTCATCAGCGACTTGCTCATGCCGGGCCTCGACGGCTTCGCGTTCTGCCGCGCCCTCCGCCGCGACGTGGCCCTCCGCGACACGCCCTTCATGCTCCTCAGCTGGAAGGAAGATCTCCTCCAGCGCGTCCGCGAGCTCGGCGTGGGCGCCGCCGGATACCTCCGCAAAGAGACCGACGCGCGCGCCATCGTGGGGCGCGTCCGCGAGGTCCTCCGGTCGCGCGCGCGCATCGAGACCCGTCTCAAGGCCGACGGCGAGGTGCGTGGCCGGCTCGACGACCTCAGCGTTCGTTCCCTCCTCGAGATCGTGTGCGCGACGCGCCCCGAAGCGCGAGTCTCGGTGCGCGACGCGAGCTTCCTCTACGAGGTCGAGATCCGCGACGGCGCGCCGGTCACCGCGATCCGCACCGACGCGCAAGGAAACGTGATGCGCGGGGAGCGCGTGCTCGCCTCGATGCTCGGCATCGGCGTGGGCCGCTTCGTGGTGCAAGATGCGTCGAACGACGTGATCGCCGACCTCGCCGGGAGCCTGAGCCAGCAGCTCGTTCTGCCGATCGCCAAGGCGCGCGCCGCGCTCTACCTGACGACCGGGACCCGCGCGATGGCGGTCGAGCAAATCGAGCTCGCCGAGGACGTCGTGGCCGACGCGGTGCGGGTCATGCCGCCCGAGGCTCGTCGCATCGTAGATCGCCTCGCGCACGGCGCGACCCCGAAGGACCTCGTGCTCGGCGGCATCGTCGACGCGGCGTGGCTCGACGACCTCATGGCCGACCTCGCCGCGCGCGGCGCCGTCTCCGCCGTCCTCGGCGCCTCGGGCCGCGAGCTGCTCGCCCCCCGGATCGACACGATCCTCGGGGTCGACAAAAAGGAGCCGTCGCGGACGCCTCCCCCCTACGTCGCATCCCTCGCCGCGCTCGGCGACAGCGCCGCGTTCGATCTCGCCCTCGAGCGCGAGGCCGCGAAGCGTGGGCTCCCCGCGAGCCCCGAGCCGAGCCCCTCCACCGCGATGGGCAACGTCGCCCCGAGGCGCGACCTGCCCGAGCCGTCCATCCCGATCGAGGTCTCTTCCGACGAGCCTTCGAACGAGCCTTCGAGCCTCTCCGCCGGCGACGCGACCATCGTCGATACGACCTACGCGGCCGAGGCCCCCGAGCCTTCGATCTCGATCCCGATCCCCGAGCCCGAGCGCACCCCCGCGCCGTTCATCGACGACTGCGAGCCCACGCCGAAGAAGGCGAAGAAGAAGGGCGGGATGGTGCAGCTCCTCGCCCTCCTCTTCGGGGTCGTCACGGTCACCTTCGTCGCGTTCCGCACCGAGTCGCACCCGGCCCCGAAGGCGGCCGCCGCGGCTCCCATCGCACAAACGCCTACCCTCCCCGAGCCCGCCGCCCCGACCTACCGCGACGTGGCGGTCCCCGCGGGCCAAGGTGCGCTCGACCTCACCCTCGCGCAGCCCGAGGACATCGGCATCGACGGCGTGACACGCGACAAGACCGCCCACCTCGTCACGAACCTCCCTGCGGGCCGCCACGACCTCAAGGTCGGCGCGCGGACCGTGACGGTCGACGTGCGCGAGGGCAAGGCCGTCGTGCTCTCGCTCTGA
- a CDS encoding GNAT family N-acetyltransferase — MQPISFRRAHPDDVDRLVEIHFAAYPDDRGFEARRRNFMGKPFGPFADLHVAVRDEGLPSEDLVGHAFGFGLVVGVGGRQVPMTGIATVGVAPEARGQGVGRALVAHVISEGERAGAVGSFLFPFRQAFYARLGYTSAPPVHHVPVALAALRALGGAGRRVRRAKGEDRPLLEALYRTYAHVGTGLVARTERLWTSILADERLVVVVLDDGEKLSGYAMFRFEQAEPHAAQRVRVTEVVGETTACRLAVLGWLGTLSDQATEADLEMAFDDPLLDALLDHDPNRLRPGTARIEHALGTLGAGPMLRLASVPRALAARGYTEEGRLELDVDGERFGLLARGGVGEVVAPSAGEVVTLTTATLTRVAYGGASLFRAWLAGSVLASRGAAREADRVLSVPAFFTLDRF; from the coding sequence ATGCAGCCCATTTCGTTCCGCCGCGCCCACCCGGATGACGTCGACCGGCTCGTCGAGATCCACTTCGCGGCGTACCCCGACGACCGCGGCTTCGAGGCCCGTCGCCGCAACTTCATGGGCAAGCCCTTCGGCCCCTTCGCCGATCTCCACGTCGCCGTGCGGGACGAGGGCCTCCCGTCCGAGGATCTCGTGGGACACGCGTTCGGGTTCGGGCTCGTGGTGGGCGTCGGAGGGCGACAGGTCCCCATGACGGGGATCGCCACGGTCGGCGTGGCGCCCGAGGCGCGAGGGCAAGGCGTGGGGCGCGCGCTCGTCGCGCACGTGATCTCCGAGGGCGAGCGCGCGGGCGCGGTGGGCTCGTTCCTGTTTCCGTTTCGTCAGGCCTTCTACGCGCGGCTCGGGTACACGAGCGCGCCACCCGTTCATCATGTCCCGGTCGCCCTCGCGGCGCTCCGCGCGCTTGGCGGAGCAGGGAGGCGCGTCCGGCGCGCCAAGGGGGAAGACAGGCCGCTGCTCGAGGCGCTCTACCGCACGTACGCCCACGTCGGCACGGGCCTCGTCGCGCGCACCGAGCGCCTGTGGACATCCATCCTGGCCGACGAACGGCTCGTCGTCGTGGTGCTCGACGACGGCGAAAAATTGAGTGGATACGCGATGTTTCGCTTCGAGCAGGCCGAGCCTCACGCGGCCCAACGCGTGCGTGTTACGGAAGTCGTGGGAGAGACCACGGCCTGTCGTCTCGCCGTGCTCGGTTGGCTCGGTACCCTCTCCGATCAGGCCACGGAGGCCGACCTCGAGATGGCCTTCGACGACCCGCTCCTCGACGCCCTCCTCGACCACGATCCGAACCGCCTCCGGCCCGGCACGGCCCGCATCGAGCACGCGTTGGGCACGCTCGGCGCGGGGCCCATGCTCCGGCTCGCGTCGGTGCCGCGTGCGCTCGCGGCGCGCGGGTACACGGAAGAGGGGCGGCTCGAGCTCGACGTCGACGGAGAGCGCTTCGGCCTCCTCGCGCGCGGTGGGGTGGGCGAGGTCGTCGCGCCCAGCGCCGGAGAGGTCGTCACGCTCACCACCGCGACGTTGACCCGGGTCGCGTACGGCGGTGCGTCGCTCTTCCGAGCGTGGCTCGCGGGCTCCGTGCTAGCGAGCCGTGGGGCCGCGCGCGAGGCCGACCGCGTGCTCTCCGTCCCTGCGTTTTTCACGCTCGACCGGTTCTGA
- a CDS encoding VWA domain-containing protein yields the protein MRAKNALRFGLVALFTAGMSVSGCGSDYVPVGTGGKITAYGGGAAEDAAGSFGFDSGSLAPPGCGVGPDGGVCDCIDTPLLVDPPTFYFVLDRSGSMTDSDKWNTVRAAVSEIVSSVGPRAKFGATVFPGKAGTCDRGVEIMSIRNGDSPSGTFGPTNKFLVETTRALQAYGGTPTAPTLDALVTPLGQNPGKTYVILATDGGPNCSGATCGAESCILNIEGVDGCRPNGPSCCVDQAGLCLDGDATISAISRLKSANVPTFVIGVPGSQTYSNLLDRMAQAGGTAQQGAPAYYRVDKADKADLVAALRKVAAKIVATCTYDLREAPPDVNKLNVYLDEKVVPKDPTNGWKVDGKTVTLLGDTCDKVLRGDVLGVRIILGCPTIEAR from the coding sequence GTGCGCGCCAAGAATGCCCTCCGCTTCGGCCTCGTCGCTCTCTTCACGGCGGGCATGTCCGTCTCGGGCTGCGGGTCCGACTACGTGCCGGTGGGCACGGGAGGAAAGATCACGGCGTACGGAGGGGGCGCGGCGGAGGACGCGGCGGGCTCCTTCGGGTTCGACTCCGGCTCGCTCGCGCCCCCGGGCTGCGGCGTAGGGCCCGACGGCGGCGTGTGCGACTGCATCGACACGCCGCTGCTCGTCGATCCTCCGACGTTCTACTTCGTGCTCGACCGCTCCGGGAGCATGACCGACTCCGACAAGTGGAACACCGTGCGCGCCGCGGTGAGCGAGATCGTGTCGTCGGTCGGGCCCCGCGCCAAGTTCGGCGCCACGGTCTTCCCCGGCAAGGCCGGCACGTGCGACCGCGGGGTCGAGATCATGTCCATCCGCAACGGCGACTCTCCGAGCGGCACCTTCGGCCCCACGAACAAGTTCCTCGTCGAGACGACGCGCGCGCTGCAGGCCTACGGGGGCACGCCCACGGCGCCCACCCTCGACGCGCTCGTCACGCCTCTCGGGCAAAACCCTGGCAAGACGTACGTCATCCTCGCGACCGACGGAGGCCCCAACTGCTCGGGCGCCACGTGCGGAGCCGAGAGCTGCATCCTCAACATCGAAGGGGTCGACGGCTGCCGCCCGAACGGGCCCTCGTGCTGCGTGGATCAGGCCGGGCTCTGCCTCGACGGCGACGCCACGATCTCCGCGATTTCACGGCTCAAATCGGCCAACGTCCCCACGTTCGTGATCGGCGTGCCCGGCAGCCAGACGTACTCGAACCTGCTCGACCGCATGGCCCAAGCGGGCGGCACCGCGCAGCAAGGGGCTCCGGCGTACTACCGCGTCGACAAAGCCGACAAAGCCGACCTCGTCGCCGCGCTCCGCAAGGTCGCCGCCAAGATCGTCGCCACGTGCACGTACGACCTCCGCGAGGCACCGCCGGACGTGAACAAGCTCAACGTCTACCTGGACGAGAAGGTCGTCCCCAAGGATCCCACGAACGGCTGGAAGGTCGACGGCAAGACCGTCACCCTGCTCGGCGACACGTGCGACAAGGTCCTCCGAGGGGACGTGCTCGGCGTGCGCATCATCCTGGGCTGCCCCACGATCGAAGCGCGCTGA